The following proteins come from a genomic window of Azoarcus sp. PA01:
- a CDS encoding ATP-binding cassette domain-containing protein, with protein sequence MSSEAVGIAIRARALSKHYLLYDKPHHRLLQSLWRGRRRYYREFQALHDVGFELAAGETLGIIGRNGAGKSTLLQLVCGTLQPSAGEVEVRGRIAALLELGTGFNPDFTGRENALINAAILGLSAEEAAARLDDILAFADIGDFIDQPVKTYSSGMYVRLAFAVVIHVSPDILIVDEALAVGDALFQAKCMTRMRRMLDDGLTLLFISHDIAAVKALCQRCLWLEHGKVRALGPTAEITRAYDQDWIREANASQGVIPDSENVVAEGHIGSGAVRLLAHEWMADGATGTRVRAIHGQLLALRLRLGVVRDCDRLVVSFHLKNRQNQHVLGAHTADRPEVHARPWQAGDVFEVEFAIPVHLHHGAYALTVVVSDIGDVERYTDATFHLWADDIAMIEVVPRARFPLSDLVEPPIAATVESGVPRWVILDDFFPNLLTGFRVAEYNAHLAAFPGLEVRSCAADFAAEHAGYARQYPEHAARVRPYAASWLTGCQLAYLNFLNNAVHFLPDLEARGLPFVLTLYPGGGFGLHEPDSDRKLQRVLASPLLQAVIVTQPVTADYLQDFAARHGLHLPPLHFIPGVVISPRYFLAPPAARTQHPTRSGQGVDICFVAERYMPLAANKGYPEFIEAVGLLADRPDLRFHIVGGGYTADELDFGHLADCIRYHGRLDTAELQRFYAGMDLIVSPNRPGLLHAGNFDGFPTGCCVEAALCGVAMLVTDALQQNPGYADGQELFLLDHREAAEPLAAQIARIVRELAADPQRLARVAQAGAALTRRLYHPREQIEQRQRILESAAERLAAQEATQ encoded by the coding sequence ATGTCATCTGAAGCGGTCGGTATCGCCATCCGGGCCCGCGCGCTGAGCAAACACTACCTGCTCTACGACAAGCCGCACCACCGCCTGCTGCAATCGCTGTGGCGCGGCCGCCGACGCTACTACCGCGAGTTCCAGGCCTTGCACGACGTCGGCTTCGAACTGGCGGCGGGCGAGACGCTCGGCATCATCGGCCGCAACGGCGCCGGCAAATCGACGCTGCTGCAGCTCGTGTGCGGCACTTTGCAGCCGAGCGCGGGCGAAGTCGAGGTACGTGGCCGCATCGCCGCACTGCTCGAACTCGGCACCGGCTTCAACCCCGATTTCACCGGCCGCGAGAATGCGCTCATCAACGCCGCCATCCTCGGACTTTCTGCCGAAGAGGCCGCCGCCCGGCTGGACGACATCCTCGCCTTCGCCGACATCGGCGACTTCATCGACCAGCCGGTCAAGACCTATTCGAGCGGCATGTACGTGCGCCTGGCCTTCGCGGTGGTCATCCATGTCAGCCCGGACATCCTGATCGTCGACGAGGCGCTCGCGGTCGGCGATGCCCTGTTCCAGGCCAAGTGCATGACCCGGATGCGGCGCATGCTCGACGACGGGCTCACGCTGCTGTTCATCAGTCACGACATCGCCGCGGTGAAGGCACTGTGCCAGCGCTGCCTGTGGCTCGAGCACGGCAAAGTGCGCGCTCTCGGGCCGACCGCCGAAATCACCCGCGCCTACGACCAGGACTGGATCCGCGAGGCCAATGCCTCACAGGGCGTGATACCGGACTCGGAGAACGTGGTCGCCGAAGGGCACATCGGTTCGGGCGCGGTGCGCCTGCTCGCGCACGAATGGATGGCCGACGGGGCAACCGGCACCCGGGTCCGCGCTATCCATGGCCAGCTCCTCGCGCTGCGCCTGCGCCTGGGCGTGGTGCGCGACTGCGACCGGCTGGTGGTCTCCTTCCACCTCAAGAACCGCCAGAATCAGCACGTGCTCGGCGCGCACACTGCGGACCGTCCCGAGGTCCATGCCCGACCATGGCAGGCCGGCGACGTCTTCGAAGTCGAGTTCGCCATCCCGGTCCACCTCCATCACGGCGCCTACGCCCTCACCGTCGTGGTGTCCGACATCGGCGATGTCGAACGCTACACCGACGCCACTTTCCATCTCTGGGCCGACGACATCGCCATGATCGAGGTCGTGCCGCGCGCGCGCTTCCCCCTCAGCGACCTCGTCGAGCCGCCGATCGCCGCCACGGTGGAAAGCGGCGTGCCGCGCTGGGTGATCCTCGACGACTTCTTCCCCAACCTGCTAACCGGCTTTCGCGTCGCCGAATACAACGCCCACCTCGCCGCCTTCCCCGGGCTGGAAGTGCGCTCCTGTGCGGCCGACTTTGCTGCCGAACATGCCGGCTATGCCCGGCAGTATCCCGAGCACGCGGCGCGCGTCCGCCCTTACGCCGCGTCGTGGCTGACCGGCTGCCAGCTGGCCTACCTCAACTTCCTCAACAACGCCGTTCATTTCCTGCCGGATCTCGAGGCTCGCGGCCTTCCCTTCGTCCTGACCCTGTACCCGGGCGGGGGCTTCGGCCTGCACGAACCGGACAGTGACCGCAAACTGCAGCGGGTGCTCGCCTCCCCGTTGCTCCAGGCCGTCATCGTCACCCAGCCGGTCACCGCCGATTACCTGCAGGATTTCGCCGCCCGTCACGGGCTGCACCTGCCGCCGCTGCACTTCATTCCCGGCGTGGTCATCAGCCCGCGCTACTTCCTCGCGCCGCCCGCCGCGCGCACCCAGCACCCGACCCGCTCCGGACAGGGCGTGGATATCTGCTTCGTCGCCGAGCGCTACATGCCGCTCGCGGCGAACAAGGGTTACCCGGAGTTCATCGAAGCGGTCGGCCTGCTGGCGGATCGGCCGGACCTGCGTTTTCACATCGTCGGCGGCGGCTATACTGCCGATGAGCTCGACTTCGGGCACCTCGCCGACTGCATCCGTTACCACGGCCGTCTCGATACCGCCGAGTTGCAGCGCTTCTATGCCGGCATGGACCTGATCGTGTCGCCCAATCGCCCCGGCCTGCTCCACGCCGGAAATTTCGATGGCTTCCCCACGGGCTGCTGCGTCGAAGCCGCGCTGTGCGGTGTCGCGATGCTGGTCACCGATGCGTTGCAGCAGAATCCGGGCTACGCCGATGGACAGGAACTTTTTCTGCTCGACCACCGCGAGGCCGCCGAGCCGCTGGCCGCGCAGATCGCGCGCATCGTCCGTGAACTCGCTGCCGACCCGCAGCGCCTGGCGCGTGTCGCGCAGGCGGGCGCCGCGCTGACCCGGCGCCTGTACCACCCGCGCGAGCAGATCGAGCAACGCCAGCGCATCCTCGAAAGCGCAGCCGAACGCCTCGCGGCGCAGGAGGCGACGCAGTGA
- a CDS encoding NeuD/PglB/VioB family sugar acetyltransferase, with product MTAGRGRPLVIFGAGGQGRELAQLVADINRAQGETWQLLGFVADHAPPPAPLLPAPFLGDATWLARHPDAHVVVAVGVPEARRALVDRLRQQTPGRRFATLVHPRAWLADDVVPGEGSVVFAGCLLNTDVRIGAHASLNLGCTLSHDVVLGDFVSLGPGVHLAGATHVGSGADIGAGAASRPRAQVGAGAVVGAGAVVVHPVPAGRTVVGVPAR from the coding sequence GTGACGGCGGGCCGCGGCCGCCCGCTTGTCATCTTCGGGGCCGGCGGCCAGGGGCGCGAACTCGCGCAGCTCGTTGCCGACATCAACCGCGCGCAGGGCGAGACCTGGCAGCTGCTGGGCTTCGTCGCCGATCACGCACCGCCGCCCGCGCCGCTGCTGCCCGCCCCCTTCCTGGGCGACGCGACATGGCTGGCGCGCCACCCGGATGCGCACGTCGTCGTCGCGGTAGGCGTCCCCGAAGCGCGGCGCGCGCTCGTCGACCGCCTGCGCCAGCAAACGCCCGGCCGGCGCTTCGCCACCCTCGTCCATCCCCGGGCCTGGCTCGCGGACGATGTCGTTCCGGGCGAAGGCAGCGTGGTGTTCGCCGGCTGCCTGCTCAACACAGACGTGCGGATCGGCGCCCATGCCAGTCTCAACCTGGGGTGCACGCTCAGCCACGACGTCGTGCTCGGCGACTTCGTCAGCCTCGGGCCGGGAGTGCATCTCGCCGGCGCCACCCACGTCGGCAGCGGTGCCGACATCGGCGCCGGCGCGGCAAGCCGGCCGCGGGCGCAGGTCGGCGCGGGCGCAGTCGTCGGTGCGGGCGCCGTCGTCGTCCATCCCGTGCCCGCCGGGCGTACCGTCGTCGGCGTACCGGCCCGCTGA
- a CDS encoding DegT/DnrJ/EryC1/StrS family aminotransferase, whose protein sequence is MRPPKAFDEPVYVTRPLLPPLEEYTALLQQVWDSGWLTNGGRQHAELERELARHLGAEQLSLFNNGTIALIVACQALRLSGEVITTPFTFPATPHVLSWNNITPVFADIDPDTLCIDPARVEALVSNRTSAILGVHVYGVPCDVHALDDIARRQGLRVVYDAAHAFGTTVGDKPIAAFGDATMFSLHATKLFHSAEGGALAVSDPDLKQRIDLLKNFGIKNEDEVVMPGINGKLSELQAALGRVVLRHVDAERARRAEVRRIYEQRLQGVPGLRLHAMPAGVVDSLQYLVLRIDAVAASCDRDTLHARLKRYNIVTRKYFHPLCSDYSCYRQLPTASPRHLPVAYRIATEVLALPFHGTLAADDVHRICDAILYALRQ, encoded by the coding sequence ATGCGCCCGCCCAAAGCTTTCGACGAGCCGGTCTATGTGACCCGGCCGCTGCTGCCTCCGCTCGAGGAGTACACCGCGCTGTTGCAGCAAGTATGGGACAGCGGCTGGCTCACCAATGGCGGCCGGCAGCATGCCGAGCTCGAGCGCGAGCTCGCCCGCCACCTCGGCGCGGAGCAGCTGAGCCTGTTCAACAACGGCACCATCGCGCTCATCGTCGCCTGCCAGGCCCTGCGCCTGAGCGGCGAAGTCATCACCACGCCCTTCACCTTCCCGGCGACGCCGCACGTGCTCAGCTGGAACAACATCACGCCGGTCTTCGCCGACATCGATCCCGATACGCTTTGTATCGATCCGGCGCGCGTCGAGGCGCTGGTCAGCAACCGCACCAGCGCGATCCTCGGCGTCCATGTCTATGGCGTGCCGTGCGACGTGCACGCGCTCGACGACATCGCCCGGCGCCAGGGGCTGCGCGTGGTGTACGACGCCGCCCACGCGTTCGGCACCACCGTCGGCGACAAGCCGATCGCCGCCTTCGGCGACGCCACGATGTTCAGCCTGCACGCGACCAAGCTCTTCCACAGCGCAGAGGGCGGAGCCTTGGCGGTGTCCGACCCCGACCTCAAGCAACGCATCGACCTGTTGAAGAACTTCGGCATCAAGAACGAAGACGAGGTCGTCATGCCCGGCATCAACGGCAAGCTCAGCGAACTGCAGGCCGCGCTCGGGCGGGTCGTGCTGCGCCACGTCGACGCCGAGCGCGCCCGCCGCGCGGAGGTGCGCCGCATCTACGAACAACGCCTGCAGGGCGTACCCGGCCTGCGCCTGCACGCGATGCCCGCCGGCGTCGTCGACAGCCTCCAATACCTCGTGCTGCGCATCGACGCCGTCGCCGCAAGCTGCGACCGCGACACCCTGCATGCCCGCCTGAAGCGCTACAACATCGTCACGCGCAAGTACTTCCACCCGCTGTGCAGCGACTACAGCTGCTACCGTCAGCTGCCCACCGCCAGCCCGCGGCACCTGCCGGTGGCCTACCGGATCGCCACCGAAGTGCTGGCGCTGCCTTTCCACGGCACGCTGGCCGCGGACGACGTGCATCGCATCTGCGACGCGATCCTCTACGCCTTGCGCCAATGA
- a CDS encoding glycosyltransferase: protein MKFFQTLRARLAGAPLVSVVVASYNHAPFVAEALQSALDQGIDALEILVTDDGSSDGTAAAVAAFAAAHPTRRIELNAFAQNRGACIAMNDAIARARGRYIAVLNSDDRFLPGKLRRQLDFLAAHPGVGAVFGQPCFIDEQGRPFEDPAHKDHAVFNAGNRSRHAWLRHFFDHGNALCHPTALIRRAVYRRVGLYDARLAQVPDLDLWIRVCMHFDIHVMPEALTAFRIRDSQQNASAARPEVVVRDAWERAVILRHYLQLPESGLLQVFPELRDQPGSVVERLARHALALPYPFHHRFALDAWHGSLPAACPPGDADPQAWRRFIAASGATDLHRIHH from the coding sequence ATGAAATTTTTCCAGACCCTGCGCGCCCGCCTCGCCGGCGCGCCGCTCGTGAGCGTCGTCGTCGCGAGCTACAACCACGCGCCTTTCGTCGCCGAAGCACTGCAAAGCGCGCTCGACCAGGGCATCGACGCGCTCGAGATCCTCGTCACCGACGACGGCTCGTCCGACGGCACCGCCGCTGCGGTGGCCGCGTTCGCCGCAGCGCACCCGACGCGCCGCATCGAACTCAACGCTTTTGCGCAGAATCGCGGCGCCTGCATCGCGATGAATGACGCCATCGCGCGCGCGCGCGGGCGCTATATCGCGGTGCTGAACTCGGACGACCGCTTCCTGCCCGGCAAGCTGCGCCGCCAGCTCGATTTTCTCGCCGCCCATCCCGGTGTCGGCGCGGTGTTCGGCCAGCCCTGCTTCATCGACGAACAGGGGCGGCCGTTCGAAGATCCCGCGCACAAGGACCACGCCGTGTTCAACGCCGGCAACCGCTCGCGCCATGCCTGGTTGCGCCATTTCTTCGACCACGGCAACGCCCTGTGCCACCCCACCGCGCTGATCCGCCGCGCGGTGTATCGCCGCGTCGGCCTGTACGACGCGCGCCTCGCCCAGGTGCCCGACCTCGACCTGTGGATCCGCGTGTGCATGCACTTCGACATCCACGTCATGCCCGAGGCGCTGACCGCGTTCCGCATTCGCGACTCCCAGCAGAACGCCAGCGCGGCCCGCCCCGAAGTCGTGGTGCGCGACGCCTGGGAGCGAGCCGTCATCCTGCGCCACTACCTGCAACTGCCCGAGTCCGGACTGCTCCAGGTGTTCCCCGAATTGCGCGACCAGCCCGGCAGCGTGGTCGAACGCCTCGCGCGCCATGCGCTGGCGCTGCCTTATCCGTTTCACCACCGTTTCGCGCTCGACGCCTGGCATGGCAGCCTGCCCGCGGCGTGCCCTCCGGGCGATGCCGATCCCCAGGCGTGGCGCCGCTTCATTGCCGCGAGCGGCGCGACCGACCTGCACCGTATCCACCACTAG
- a CDS encoding acyltransferase, with protein MQSSQHGYLSRLDHLRFFAAALVVLFHFFHSHVGDLRARNPLVSLIDEGHTGIALFMVISGFIFTVIAGDRDIRYGGFLRNRILRIYPLFTFAVFLQLLISTYNNHYNYGFHQLIGWLIPFRSETVPLSPYFAQLWTIWVEFQFYLIFPFLLAFSRRIGVRYLFGLLLLLVLVRALVFAASGSVRFLAYETIFGRLDQFLVGMLVGLAWQRRAPPASGLNPAWLALAAAALVAGLHAFSRKVGFSELNSPFWILWPAVEAALWAAVVWAYLRARWPGPAALRRRIDASLAALGAVSFSTYVLHNLVIAAYNARLPLLDSGLGVGANAFFTGLLLVLPLVLALSAVTYLLIEKPFLALRGRYLGSRVDGRD; from the coding sequence GTGCAATCCTCGCAACACGGCTACCTGAGCCGTCTCGACCACCTGCGCTTCTTCGCCGCTGCGCTGGTGGTGCTGTTCCACTTCTTCCACAGCCACGTGGGCGACCTGCGGGCGCGCAATCCGCTGGTGTCGCTGATCGACGAAGGGCACACCGGCATCGCCCTGTTCATGGTCATCAGCGGCTTCATCTTCACCGTCATCGCCGGCGACCGCGACATCCGCTACGGCGGCTTTCTGCGCAACCGCATCCTGCGCATCTACCCGCTGTTCACGTTCGCGGTCTTCCTCCAGCTGCTGATCAGCACTTACAACAACCACTACAACTACGGCTTCCACCAGCTCATCGGCTGGCTGATCCCTTTCCGCTCCGAGACGGTGCCGCTGTCGCCGTATTTCGCGCAGCTGTGGACGATCTGGGTGGAATTCCAGTTCTACCTGATCTTCCCTTTCCTGCTCGCCTTCTCGCGCCGTATCGGCGTGCGCTACCTGTTCGGCCTGCTGCTGCTGCTGGTGCTGGTGCGCGCGCTGGTGTTCGCCGCCAGCGGCAGCGTGCGCTTCCTCGCCTATGAAACCATCTTCGGCCGGCTCGACCAGTTTCTCGTCGGCATGCTCGTCGGCCTTGCTTGGCAGCGCCGTGCGCCGCCGGCGTCCGGCCTGAACCCCGCGTGGCTGGCGCTGGCCGCCGCCGCGCTGGTCGCGGGCCTGCACGCTTTCAGCCGCAAAGTGGGCTTCTCCGAGCTGAACAGCCCGTTCTGGATCCTGTGGCCGGCAGTCGAGGCGGCGCTGTGGGCCGCCGTCGTGTGGGCTTACCTGCGGGCGCGCTGGCCTGGCCCGGCGGCGTTGCGCCGGCGCATCGATGCTTCCCTCGCGGCGCTCGGCGCGGTGAGTTTTTCCACCTACGTGCTGCACAACCTCGTCATCGCCGCCTACAACGCCCGCCTGCCCCTGCTCGATTCCGGCCTCGGCGTCGGCGCCAATGCCTTTTTCACCGGCCTGCTGCTCGTCCTGCCGTTGGTGCTGGCGCTGTCGGCGGTGACCTATCTGCTGATCGAAAAACCCTTCCTCGCGCTGCGCGGGCGCTACCTCGGTTCGCGGGTGGACGGAAGGGATTAA